In the genome of Flavobacterium panacagri, one region contains:
- a CDS encoding phosphoenolpyruvate carboxylase — MYTLPKIERFNQDVLSKYHIYNSVFITLPFDSIDNTGVLLPLFTETCETGFKKQETPKEIFDFFSNKFLSNASETEKIDLMFRFIQYIERQIVLFDAIEDAAFPEVNNMEGRGSLRDIKEKSDAKEKDDELVEFLENFNVRTVLTAHPTQFYPGPVLGIINDLTEAIRQNDLLQIKQLLAQLGKTPFIQHEKPNPYDEAVSLIWYLENVFYATAGEIVHYLQKNIKEGTPIENQLIKLGFWPGGDRDGNPFVTTEITLKVADRLRTSILKCYYVEMRNLKRKLTFSGVDSLVSDLEHKLYRSVFYSKGDIFITLEELLTQLNTIRAIIIEKHQSLYLDELEALLVKINLFGFHFATLDIRQNSKIHNKVFKDVVDFYLNSGSSIFPTNYYELTEDQKIDVLSKVKGDLNPADFEDEITRSTLESVQAIKTIQKNNGEEGANRYIISNNESALNVMETFAMIRLNNWENPSVDVIPLFESVDDLQNAHSIMEQLYTNPEYAKHLKSRGNEQTIMLGFSDGTKDGGYLMANWSIYQAKISLTEISRKYGIKAIFFDGRGGPPARGGGKTHKFYASLGPKIENKEIQITVQGQTISSNFGTLDSCRYNIENLLTAGVTNQVFGKEKNELSADETEILNQLADLGYQKYLSFKNHPKFIPYLEKMSTLKYYSKTNIGSRPSKRSKSESLDFADLRAIPFVGSWSQLKQNVPGFFGVGSALKHFEESGQWNKVSDLYHNSLFFKTLLENSMMSLAKSFLPLTAYMSKDPEFGEFWNIIHTEFLETKRLLLKIAGHKTLMENYPDGIASIQIRERIVLPLLTIQQYALLRINELNKAETPNEDLIKVYEKIVTRSLFGNTNASRNSA; from the coding sequence ATGTATACGTTGCCGAAAATTGAGCGTTTTAATCAAGACGTTCTCTCAAAATACCACATCTATAATAGTGTTTTTATAACATTACCATTTGATTCTATAGATAATACGGGAGTTTTACTGCCTTTATTTACAGAAACGTGCGAAACGGGCTTTAAAAAACAAGAAACTCCAAAAGAAATTTTTGATTTTTTCTCTAATAAATTTCTAAGTAACGCTTCAGAAACTGAAAAAATCGACTTAATGTTTCGATTTATCCAGTACATAGAGCGCCAGATTGTATTATTTGATGCAATTGAAGATGCTGCTTTTCCAGAAGTAAACAATATGGAAGGACGCGGGTCTTTACGTGATATTAAAGAAAAATCAGATGCAAAAGAAAAAGATGATGAATTGGTAGAGTTTTTAGAAAACTTCAATGTTCGTACGGTTCTAACAGCGCACCCAACACAATTTTATCCTGGCCCTGTATTAGGAATTATTAACGATTTGACAGAAGCAATTCGTCAGAACGATTTATTACAGATTAAACAATTGCTCGCACAGCTGGGAAAAACTCCTTTTATTCAGCATGAAAAACCAAATCCTTATGATGAAGCGGTAAGTTTGATCTGGTACTTGGAAAATGTATTTTATGCTACAGCTGGAGAAATTGTACATTACCTTCAAAAAAATATTAAAGAAGGAACTCCAATTGAAAACCAATTAATCAAACTTGGTTTCTGGCCTGGAGGTGATCGTGACGGAAATCCATTCGTTACTACAGAAATTACACTTAAAGTTGCAGATCGTTTAAGAACTTCAATTTTAAAGTGTTATTATGTAGAAATGAGAAATCTAAAACGTAAGTTAACTTTCTCAGGTGTAGATAGTTTAGTATCAGATCTTGAACATAAACTTTACCGTTCTGTATTCTATTCTAAAGGGGATATTTTTATTACTTTAGAAGAATTATTGACACAGTTAAATACAATTAGAGCAATCATAATCGAAAAACATCAGTCTTTATATCTAGATGAATTAGAGGCTTTATTGGTAAAAATCAATTTGTTTGGCTTCCATTTTGCTACTTTAGATATTCGTCAAAACAGTAAAATCCATAATAAAGTTTTTAAAGATGTTGTAGATTTTTATTTAAACTCTGGTTCTTCAATTTTTCCAACAAATTATTATGAGTTGACAGAAGATCAAAAAATTGATGTTTTGTCCAAAGTTAAAGGAGATTTAAATCCAGCTGATTTCGAAGATGAAATTACAAGATCTACTTTAGAATCTGTTCAGGCAATTAAAACCATTCAGAAGAATAATGGAGAAGAAGGAGCTAATCGTTATATTATTAGTAATAACGAAAGTGCTTTGAATGTAATGGAAACTTTTGCCATGATTCGTCTGAATAATTGGGAAAATCCTTCTGTAGATGTTATTCCGCTTTTCGAGTCTGTTGATGATTTACAAAATGCACATTCTATTATGGAGCAGTTGTATACTAATCCTGAATATGCTAAACATTTAAAATCAAGAGGAAATGAGCAAACAATAATGCTTGGTTTCTCTGACGGAACAAAAGACGGTGGTTATTTAATGGCGAACTGGAGTATTTACCAGGCAAAGATTTCGTTGACTGAAATTTCAAGAAAATACGGAATTAAAGCGATTTTCTTTGATGGACGTGGAGGGCCTCCTGCACGTGGCGGAGGAAAAACACATAAATTCTATGCTTCTTTAGGGCCAAAAATTGAAAATAAAGAAATTCAAATTACAGTTCAGGGACAAACTATCAGTTCTAATTTTGGAACTTTAGATTCTTGCCGTTATAATATTGAGAACTTATTGACTGCTGGTGTAACTAATCAGGTTTTTGGAAAAGAAAAAAATGAATTGTCTGCAGATGAAACTGAGATTTTGAATCAGTTAGCCGATTTGGGTTATCAAAAATATTTAAGTTTTAAGAATCATCCCAAATTTATTCCTTATTTGGAAAAAATGAGTACACTGAAATACTACTCTAAAACAAACATTGGAAGCCGTCCATCTAAAAGAAGTAAATCAGAATCTCTTGATTTTGCTGACTTAAGAGCGATTCCGTTTGTGGGTTCTTGGAGTCAGTTAAAACAAAACGTACCTGGATTCTTTGGTGTAGGTTCAGCTTTAAAACATTTTGAAGAAAGCGGGCAATGGAACAAAGTAAGCGATTTGTACCATAATTCATTATTCTTCAAGACGTTATTAGAGAATAGTATGATGTCATTAGCAAAATCTTTTTTACCATTGACAGCTTACATGAGTAAAGATCCTGAGTTTGGAGAATTTTGGAACATTATCCATACAGAGTTTTTGGAAACTAAAAGACTTC
- a CDS encoding Lrp/AsnC family transcriptional regulator, translating into MSKFRLDEVDHQILDMLIDNTRVPFTDIAKKLLISAGTVHVRVKKMEDAGIIMGSSLALDYDKLGYSFIAYVGVFLNNTSQTKFVLERINQIPFVTVASVTTGKFNIFCKIRAKDTKHAKEVIFMIDDIDGVYRTETMISLEESINDKKRLMHTIFKNM; encoded by the coding sequence ATGAGTAAATTTCGTTTAGATGAAGTAGATCACCAGATTTTAGATATGTTAATAGACAATACGAGAGTTCCGTTTACTGACATTGCAAAAAAATTATTGATATCTGCTGGGACAGTACATGTTAGAGTAAAAAAGATGGAAGACGCAGGTATTATCATGGGGTCTTCTTTAGCTTTAGATTACGATAAATTAGGGTATTCTTTTATTGCTTATGTGGGTGTATTTCTAAATAATACCTCTCAGACAAAATTTGTATTAGAACGAATTAACCAAATTCCATTCGTTACTGTAGCTTCTGTAACTACAGGGAAATTCAATATTTTTTGCAAAATTAGAGCAAAAGATACTAAGCACGCGAAAGAAGTTATCTTCATGATTGACGATATTGATGGTGTTTACAGAACTGAAACTATGATTTCTTTAGAGGAAAGTATAAATGATAAGAAGCGTTTGATGCATACTATTTTCAAAAATATGTAA
- a CDS encoding M14 family metallopeptidase has protein sequence MNLENLFIQYKEQSISGRYLTLDHIQPILDRLNTNNQVQIIGKSVLGEPIYSYQIGTGPTRVYLWSQMHGNESTTTKASFDFINLLNDDTDFAKRMLNTFTFYWIPILNPDGARLYTRANANEIDLNRDSQDLTQPESNVLRQVFEEFKPHYCFNLHDQRTIFGAGTEGKPATVSFLAPSYNEEREVNENRQKAINIIAGINKVLQEYIPGQVGRFDDSFNINCIGDTFQHLGVPTILFEAGHYPGDYDREVTRKYIFFALILSFKQISENDLVNNRIGEYLNISQNNVVFYDFMYKNVKINYDGIEIITNFVAQYKEELIENKIHFNAYIVEVGDLENFFGHYEYDAKGEEYSDDFSNFPKVGQIANFYLNKNVKFVNGLIKS, from the coding sequence ATGAATTTAGAAAATCTTTTTATACAATACAAAGAGCAGAGTATATCTGGAAGATATTTGACGTTAGATCATATTCAACCCATTTTAGATAGATTAAATACCAACAACCAAGTGCAAATTATAGGAAAGTCTGTTTTAGGCGAACCTATATACAGTTATCAAATTGGTACTGGTCCAACGCGAGTATATTTATGGTCTCAGATGCACGGAAACGAAAGTACCACAACTAAAGCATCATTTGACTTTATCAATTTATTGAATGATGATACTGATTTTGCCAAAAGAATGCTCAACACGTTTACTTTTTACTGGATTCCGATATTAAATCCGGATGGAGCCAGATTATACACCAGAGCAAATGCCAACGAAATTGATTTGAATCGTGATTCACAAGATCTAACGCAGCCAGAAAGTAATGTTTTACGTCAAGTATTCGAAGAGTTTAAACCTCACTATTGTTTTAACCTTCACGATCAGCGTACAATATTTGGAGCAGGAACTGAAGGAAAACCTGCTACTGTTTCTTTTTTAGCTCCTTCTTATAATGAAGAAAGAGAAGTAAATGAGAACAGACAAAAAGCAATAAATATCATTGCAGGCATCAATAAGGTGCTTCAGGAATATATTCCAGGACAGGTTGGACGTTTTGACGATTCTTTTAATATTAATTGTATTGGAGACACTTTTCAACATTTAGGAGTTCCAACCATTTTATTTGAAGCAGGACATTACCCAGGCGATTACGATAGAGAAGTTACACGTAAGTACATCTTTTTCGCGTTAATTTTGAGCTTCAAACAAATTTCCGAAAACGATTTAGTGAATAATCGAATTGGTGAATATTTGAATATTTCACAAAATAATGTGGTTTTTTATGATTTTATGTATAAAAATGTCAAAATAAATTATGATGGTATCGAAATTATTACGAATTTTGTCGCTCAATACAAAGAAGAATTAATCGAAAATAAGATTCATTTTAACGCCTACATTGTTGAAGTAGGTGATTTGGAAAATTTCTTTGGACATTATGAATATGACGCAAAAGGCGAAGAATATTCGGATGATTTCTCGAATTTTCCAAAAGTGGGTCAAATAGCAAATTTTTATTTAAATAAAAATGTTAAATTTGTTAACGGATTAATAAAAAGTTAA
- a CDS encoding 1-acyl-sn-glycerol-3-phosphate acyltransferase has protein sequence MKKLLYKFLFFKLMGWKIIGLKNAEIKKCILMVMPHTSNHDFYIGLFTRGISGLQMNWVGKKELFRFPFGYYFRNVGGEPLDRSGGLNKVDSIAAIFERKEIFRLAVAPEGTRKAVTEIKTGFYFIALKAKVPIVPVAFDWGKKEVNLGEPFYPTGNYEADFEVLKKHYEGVLGKIPENGIKL, from the coding sequence ATGAAAAAACTATTATATAAATTCTTATTCTTTAAGCTAATGGGCTGGAAGATAATAGGATTGAAAAATGCCGAAATAAAAAAATGTATACTAATGGTAATGCCCCATACCAGTAATCATGACTTTTATATAGGACTTTTTACACGAGGTATTTCTGGATTACAAATGAATTGGGTAGGAAAGAAAGAGTTATTTAGGTTTCCTTTTGGCTATTATTTTAGAAATGTTGGCGGAGAACCTTTGGATCGTTCAGGCGGATTGAATAAAGTAGATTCTATCGCCGCAATTTTTGAACGCAAAGAAATCTTTCGTTTGGCTGTGGCACCAGAAGGAACTCGAAAAGCAGTCACAGAAATCAAAACCGGATTTTATTTTATAGCACTTAAAGCAAAAGTGCCAATTGTTCCCGTAGCTTTTGACTGGGGAAAAAAAGAGGTAAATCTTGGAGAGCCATTTTATCCAACGGGAAATTATGAAGCCGATTTCGAAGTTTTGAAAAAACATTATGAAGGAGTTTTGGGTAAAATTCCTGAGAACGGCATTAAATTGTAA
- a CDS encoding spermidine synthase: MIRKFFSYIIPIKIFKKKSARSKMIEVTWANGELVLDTENTNYSYGSLQRILRYGLRNIGYENILKMDHILLLGVAGGSVVKTLVDEIEYKEKITGVEIDPEMIQIANKYFNLHQIKQLEVVIDDAFEFVLKTKDRYNLIIIDIFEDTNMPNFLFQKFFLDKICTLLKDNGYVLFNTMILDEAHNVRNRKYISEVNSELFTTKMLPRIEVHNEIIIINKVA; the protein is encoded by the coding sequence ATGATTCGAAAATTTTTCAGTTACATTATCCCCATAAAAATATTTAAAAAGAAATCAGCTAGAAGCAAAATGATCGAAGTTACCTGGGCAAACGGTGAATTGGTTTTGGATACTGAAAATACAAATTATTCCTATGGAAGCTTACAACGTATATTAAGGTACGGACTTCGAAATATAGGTTACGAGAATATTCTAAAAATGGATCATATTTTATTACTAGGGGTTGCCGGCGGAAGCGTTGTTAAAACCTTAGTAGATGAAATTGAATATAAAGAAAAAATAACGGGTGTTGAGATCGATCCAGAAATGATTCAAATTGCAAATAAGTATTTCAACCTCCATCAGATTAAACAATTAGAAGTGGTTATTGATGATGCTTTTGAATTTGTATTAAAAACAAAAGACAGATATAACCTCATTATCATTGATATTTTTGAAGATACAAATATGCCTAACTTTTTGTTTCAGAAGTTTTTTCTAGATAAAATCTGTACCTTATTAAAAGATAATGGTTATGTTTTATTCAATACCATGATTTTGGATGAAGCGCATAATGTTAGAAACCGAAAATATATTTCGGAAGTAAATTCAGAGCTTTTTACTACTAAAATGCTTCCTCGAATTGAAGTGCACAACGAAATAATAATTATAAATAAAGTAGCCTAA
- a CDS encoding peptidoglycan DD-metalloendopeptidase family protein has translation MRPLTSILNALPPTKIIDETISISEYTPINLSVSNKELIDAGLDTSEDFEKYITNYLERKNAKVAFGGYIEGRFLYQRSSIFLNESKPERNIHIGLDLWADAGTTVIAALDGKVHSFKNNIGLGDYGPTIILEHKVENEKFYTLYGHLSLESIENLTIGDCFKKGEKIASLGKASVNGDYAPHLHFQIIHNIENYWGDYPGVCNTKDLNFYIENCPDPNLLLKIT, from the coding sequence ATGAGACCTCTTACCTCCATATTAAATGCCTTACCCCCTACTAAAATAATTGATGAAACTATTAGTATTTCAGAATACACGCCTATTAATCTATCCGTTTCCAATAAGGAACTGATTGATGCAGGGTTGGATACATCAGAAGATTTTGAAAAGTACATTACAAATTATCTGGAAAGAAAAAATGCCAAAGTTGCTTTTGGTGGTTATATAGAAGGGCGTTTTTTGTATCAGAGAAGTTCTATTTTTTTGAATGAATCTAAACCAGAACGAAATATTCATATTGGTTTAGATTTATGGGCCGATGCTGGAACGACTGTTATCGCAGCATTGGACGGGAAGGTTCATAGTTTTAAAAATAACATCGGGTTGGGTGATTATGGGCCAACTATAATTTTGGAACATAAAGTAGAAAATGAAAAATTTTATACTTTATATGGACATTTGTCGTTAGAAAGTATAGAAAACTTAACGATCGGAGACTGTTTCAAAAAAGGCGAGAAGATTGCGTCCTTAGGAAAAGCTTCAGTAAATGGCGATTATGCACCGCATCTCCATTTTCAAATCATACACAATATCGAAAATTACTGGGGAGATTATCCTGGAGTCTGCAATACAAAAGACCTGAATTTTTATATTGAAAATTGTCCCGATCCTAACTTATTATTAAAAATTACTTAA